The Nocardioides marmorisolisilvae genomic interval AGCTCGGGGTAGCCGGGCCCGTCGTGCTCGCCACAGGAGCAGTTGTGCCCCGCGGGCGCTGCCTCGGCCTCCTGCTCGTGGCCGTGATCGGCTGCGCCGGCCAGCTCCGCGTGCATCGCCGAGAGCAGGTCGGGCAGGCTCACCCCGGGAGCACCAGCCAGCGCGGGCAGGAGCTGGTCGTTCTCCTTGGCCAGGTGGCTGTCGAAGAGGACCTGCAGTGCCCGGGCCGCGCCGACGGCACGAACCGCGTCGGTCGCGGTGCGCAGGTCGGCGACCAGGGACGCGAGCACGACGTGCTCGGCGAGCATCGCCTCCACAAGGATCCGGGCCGGAGCGATCGCCAGGCCCGCAGGATAGAGGGCCGACTCCTCGGCGGCCGCGTGCGGCAGCAGGTCGCTCTCGCACCAGCCGACCAGGTCGGCACGCGCGGCGTCGACGCCGTCGCCGCCGCGAGCGGCCAGCTGCAGCGCGGACACCCGCGCGCTCAGCGCACCGGCCAGCTCTGCGTGGTGCTGCTCGATCGCCTGGACCGCGGCTGCGTCGGCCGCGGTGCTCGAGATCGCCACGTCGTTCATTGATCCTCCTTCGGTCCCGGATCCGGGACCGGCTCGGCGACCGCACCGGGATGTGCGATCCGCTGGGTAATTTACTACACTATTTCCCGTGGAAAATCGAACCCCCGATCTGGGCCCGCTGCCGGCGACGCCCACGGTCACCGGACTGAGCCGGGGGCGGCGCACCGTGCTCGACCTGCTGGGCGCCCGACCGGAGCCCACCACGCTCGCCGACCTGGCCGAGCTGGCCGGGCTGCACGAGAACACCGTCCGCGGACACCTCGACGCGCTCGCCGACGACGGCCTCGTGACTCGGGTCCGCGCCGAGCCCGAGGGTCGGGGCCGACCTGCCTGGCTGTGGAGCGCGAGCGGGGCCGGCACCGACCACCCGGAGTACGCCGGCCTCGCCACCGCCCTGGCCCGCACCCTGCTGCGCACCAGCGCCCATCCCGAGGACGACGCCGTCGAAGCAGGTCAGGTGTGGGGCCGCGAGCTGGCCAGCGCCTCGACCGCGACGTCCGAGGGAACCCCGCCCCGGCAACGGGTCCGGCGCCTGCTCGCGGACCTGGGCTTCGCGCCCGAGCCGGGTCGCTCGGCGAGCGGAATGCGGTTGACCCGGTGCCCGCTGCTGGAGCTGGCGCGCGAGCAGCCGGGCATCGTCTGCAACGTCCACCTCGGTCTGGTCGGCGGCGCGCTGGAGGAGTACGGCGCCACCGACCTCGACGCCGAGCTGCGGCCGTTCGCCGAGCCGGGAGCCTGCCTGCTCGACCTGCGAGACCAGCCGTGACGCTGCTGCACCCGGCCCCGGCCGAGGCCGGTGGTGCCAAGCGACCCACGGGATCCCGCGCCTGGCTGCTCCTGCCGGCAGCCGTCGCGCTGCTCGCCGGGCTCGACGCCGGGCTGATCCTGCTGGGCGTGCCGGCGCCGGTGAGCGCCCGTCGGCTGCCCGACGTCCACGGCATGGTGATGGCGCTGGGGTTCGTCGGCACCGTCGTGTGCCTCGAGCGCGCGATCGCATTGGGCGAGCGACGTGCCCTGGCGGCACCGGCCCTCCTCGGCGTCGGCAGCCTGCTGCTGGTCACGCCGCTTCCCCTGGTGGTCGGTCGAACAGCCCTGGTCGCCGGGATGGCGGCGATGACGTCCATCTACGTGCCGCTGTGGCGACGACAGCGCGACGATGCGGTGCTCGTGCAGGCGCACGGCGCCGTGCTGGGCACCGGCGCGGCCCTGATGTGGCTCGGCGGGACGCCGATGGCGACGCTGCTGCCGTGGCTGGCCGCCTTCCTGGTGCTGACCATCGCCGGCGAACGGCTCGAGCTCGCCCGGCTGGCGATGGGCCCCGGCGCCGGGCCGACCCTGGTGCTGCTCTCCGGGCTGCTGACCTGCGGGGTGGTGGCGGCGCTGCTGTGGCCGTCCGCGGGTCACCCCCTGCTCGGGCTGACCCTGCTGGTGCTCACCGGCTGGCTGGCGGTGCACGACGTGGCGTGGCGGACGATCAGGTCCACCGGGCTGCCGCGCTACACCGCCGCCGGGATGCTCGGCGGGTACCTATGGCTCCTCGTCGCCGGCGCGGTGTGGCTGGTCAGCGGATCGTCGTACGGAGGCCCGGCGTACGACGCGGTGATCCATGCGGTGTTCCTCGGCTTCACCATCTCGATGATCATGGCCCACGCCCCGGTGATCCTCCCGGCGGTGCTGCGCCGGCCACTCCCCTATCACCCGCTGATGTGGGCGCCTCTGGCGCTGCTGCACGTGTCGCTGCTGCTCCGGCTCTGGATCGGTGACGCCCTCGGGCAGCAGCAGTGCTGGCAGCTCGGTGGTGTCCTCAACGAGGCCGCGCTGCTGTCCTTCGCGGGCCTGGTCGTCTGGTCCCTGGCTCGTGCCCGCCGGACGGGGGTCCGATGAGGATCGCGAACGGACCGGTCGAGGTCGGTGCGCGCAGGCGCTTCAACCCGATGCGGGACATCCCCGCGGTGCTGTGGCTGCTCGCCGTCGTGGTGGTCGCGCTCGTGCACCGCGAGCTCGCCGCGCCACGATGGCTGATGTTCCACCTGCTGCTGCTCGGTGCGGTGACCCACTCGATCCTGGTCTGGAGCCAGCACTTCGCCGACGCACTGCTGCACACCGCGCCCACCTCGTCGGCGTACCGCAACCGGACCGTCCGACTGGTGCTGCTGAACCTGGGTGCCCTGGTCGTGGTGCTCGGCGTCACCGGCGTCCACTGGGAGGTCGCCGCGGCCGGCGGGACCGCGGTCGTGGCCGCGGTCGGATGGCACGGGGTCTCGCTGGTGCTGCAGCTACGCCGCGCTCTGGGCTCCCGGTTCGCAGTGACCGTGCGGTTCTACGTCGCCTCGGCGGCACTGCTGCCGGTCGGGGTGCTCTTCGGCGTACTGATGGTGCGCGGCGCGGGGATGCCTTGGCATGCCCGGCTGATGACCGCGCACGTGGTGGTCAACGTCCTCGGCTGGATGGGCCTGACCGTGATGGGCACCATGGTGACCCTCTGGCCGACGATGCTGCGCACCCGGATCGTCGTCGGGGCGGAGACGATCGCCGCGCGCGCCCTGTGGGTGCTGCTGGGCGGCATCGTGGTGGCGGTCGGCGGCTGCCTGGTCGGGCAACGCCTGCTGGTGACCCTCGGACTGCTGGGGTACGCCGCCGGGCTGGTCGTGCTCGCGCGGCCCTTCGCGCTGGCGATGCGCAGCAAGCCACCGCTGCACTTCCCGACCTGGTCGGTGCTGGCCGCGGTCAGCTGGCTCACCGGCGTCGTGGTCGCCCTGGCCGTGGGTGTCGGTGTGGCGCCCGGCTGGATGGCCGCCCACGAGCTCCTGGAGGCTCTCACGCCCGCGCTCGCCGCCGGCTTCGGGGCGCAGGTGCTGCTCGGCGCCCTGTCCTACCTGATCCCGGTCGCGGTCGGCGGAGGCCCGGCCGGCGCCCGCGCTGCGAACACCGTGCTGGACCGCGGCAGCGCCCTCCGGGTCATGGTCGTCAACGCCGGACTCGTGGTGTGCCTGCTGCCGGTCCCGGCGATGGTGCGGCTGCTGGTGTCGGTGACGGTCCTCGTCTCACTCGCCTCGTTCCTCCCGCTGATGTTCGCCGCGATGCGGGCTGCCCGCCAGGCTCGTGACGGGGCCGCGTCCATGGCCGCCCGAGAGGTGCCCGCTGCCCGGCGTACCGGTCCGGCGCCGGTTGCCGGCGAGAGGCCCCGCGGTCAGATCACCGGCCTGGCCGCAGCAGGGTTCGCGGTCGTGGTGCTCGCCGTGGCCGTCGGAGTTGCTCTGGACCCGGCCGCGCTTGCCGGCACCGAGCACCGCTCCTCCGCCGATGGGGTGGTCGCGACCGGCCACACCACCCACGTCGTCGTGCGCGCCGCGAACATGCGGTTCACCCCGTCGACGGTGAGTGTCCCGGCCGGCAACCGGCTGGTGATCGACCTGCGCAACACCGATGCCCACGACGTGCACGACCTGGTGCTCGACTCCGGCGCGCACAGCCCGCGGCTGGGACCCGGGGAGTCCGCCACGGTGAACGCCGGAGTCGTGGGTCGCGACATCGAGGGCTGGTGCTCGATGCCCGGGCACCGACAGTTGGGGATGGTGTTCCACGTCCGGGTGACCGGGCTGGCGGCCGTGCGGCACTCCGGCACCGGGCACGACATGCCGGGGATGGACATGGGCGGCACGACGAGCGCCGACCATCGGGCCGCGGCACCCGTCGACCTCTCCAAGAGTCCTCCGGCCGGGTTCCGGGCGCATGACCCGGTGCTGCCGGCGCTCCCGCACGGCCGCGTGATCCGCCGTACCTTCACCGTCAGCGACGTCGAGTCGGCCGTGGCGCCGGGCGTCCGGCAGGACCTGTGGACCTACAACGGCACGATGCCCGGCCCGACCCTGCACGGACGGATCGGCGACCGGTTCGTGATCCGGCTGGTCAACGACACCCCGATGGGCCATTCGATCGACTTCCACGCCGGCCAGGTCGCACCGGATCGTCCGATGCGCACCCTGGCACCCGGACAGGCGCTGACCTACCGCTTCACCGCCCACCATTCCGGGATCTGGCTCTACCACTGCTCGACCATGCCGATGGCGGTCCACGTCGCCAACGGCATGTTCGGCGCGGTGGTGATCGACCCGCCGCACCTCCCGCCGGTGGCGCACAGCTATGTGCTGCTGCAGTCCGAGCTCTACCTCGGCGCGCAGGGTGGCTCGGTCGATGTCGCCAAGGTGCTGGCCGAGAGGCCCGACGCCGTCGTCTTCAACGGGTACGCCGACCAGTACGACGCCGATCCGCTGACCGCCCGGGTGGGCCAGCGGATCCGGATCTGGGTGCTCGACGCCGGCCCCGACCGCCCCACCTCGTTCCACGTGGTCGGCGGGCAGTTCGACACGGTGTTCTCCGAGGGCGCCTACCTGCTGCGACGGGGCAACCCCGAGCACGGTGCGGCCCAGGTGCTGAGCCTCGGCCCCGCGCAGGGCGGCTTCGTCGAGATCTCGTTCCGCCAACCCGGGCACTACCCGTTCATGTCACACCTGATGGTCGACGCCGGCCGAGGCGCCCACGGGATCATCCGGGTCCGCCGCTGAGGACGGCGGTCGCTCGTCTAGATGACGCTGCGGTCGTGCCCCTCCCAGTACTGCCGGCGCAGGTCGCGCTTGAGGATCTTGCCGGTCGGGTTGCGCGGCATCTCTGTGACGAAGTCGACCGAGCGTGGGCACTTGAAGTGGGCCAGGTGCTCGCGGGCGTGGGTCACCAGCTCGTCTTCGGTCACCTCAGCGCCCGGCGCCCGGGTCACCACCGCCTTCACCACCTCGCCCCACCGGTCGTCGGGAACGCCGATGACCGCGACCTCGGCCACGCCCGGGTGCTCGGCGAGCACCCGCTCGACCTCGGGGGAGTAGATGTTCTCCCCACCCGAGATGATCATGTCCTTGAGCCGATCCTCGACGTACACGTAGCCGTCCGCGTCCACCTTCCCCATGTCGCCGGTGCGCAGCCAACCGTCCTCGGTGATCACCTCGGCGGTCGCCTCCGGCCGGTTGAGGTAGCCCTTCATCGTCTGCGGGGTCCGGAACCACAGCTCGCCGTGCTCGCCCGTCGGTACGTCGGCCAGCGTGGCCGGGTCGACGACCCGCAGCTCCGCCTCCGGCAGCAGCCGGCCGGCACTGGTCAGCCGTTCCTCGCGCCCGGTCGCCAGCGCCTCTCGGTGCTCGTCGGGCATCAGGTGGGTGATCACCCCGCACACCTCGGTGAGCCCGTAGACCTGGATGAAGTCGGTCTCCGGCCAGGCGTCCATCGCCGCCCGGAGCAGCGGCAGCGGCATCGGCGAGGCGCCGTAGCAGTAGGTCTTGAGCCGGCCGAAGAGGGCGATCGCGTCCGGGCCGGACTGGAGCACCTGCGCGAGGACCGCCGGAACCAGGAACGTGCGGTTGGCGCCGGCCATGATCGCGCCGGCCAGCGAGGCGCCGTCGGGCTCCCTGGTCATCACCGTCGGGACGCCGTCGTGGACGCCGAACTGGACGTACGACGAGCCGCCGACGTGGAACAGCGGCATCGAAACCATGTTCTTGTCGCCGGGCTCGAACGACCAACCGTCGTGGGCGTGCCGGGTGTGCTCGAGGACATTGCGCTGGGTGAGCATCACTCCCTTGGGATGCCCGGTGGTGCCCGAGCTGTACATCACCAGGCACACGTCGTCAGGAGTGACGTCCCGACCACGAGGGGCCGGAGCGGCAGCGGCAAGGGCCGACTCGTACTGGTCGTCCTCCCCGCCCTCGGGCGTCACGGTGACAATCCGCTCCACCGCGGTCAGCCGGTCACTCAGGCTCTCCACCAGGGGCATCAGCTCGGTGCCGACCAGGAGCAGCCGGGCGCCGGAGTCGTTGACGACGTAGTCGACCTCCTCGCCGGCGAGCCGCCAGTTGAAGATGGCCGTCGCCGCGCCGAGCGACGCGGCGGCGAAGGTGAGCTCGACGGTGGCCGGATGGTTCTTGTCCAGGCTCCCCACGACGTCGCCACGACCGATCCCCCACGACCGCAGCGCGCCCGCGAGCCGGCGTACCCGGTCGTCCCACTCGCGCCAGGTCCACGTCCGGCCGAGGTAGCTGAGCGCCTCGCCGTCAGGGTCGACCGCTGCCCAGTGGGCCAGCCGGTCGTCGAGGTGGGTCGGATCAGGCGGCGTCGGATCGGGCTGGGTGGGATCGGTGCCGGACGCGGTGGGCTCCATGGCGGAACTGTGACACATGACACAAGCGTCGTGCGGCCGGTCCGGGTCGTCTCCACCGGTTCCAGACCGCGGGTAGGGTCCGCCGGGTGATCACCGCAGCGGCCTTCGACCTCGGCAACGTGCTGATCGACTGGCAGCCCGAGCACGCGATCGCCCGAGCCGTCGGGATGGACGAGGCGCGGCGATTCCTGGCGTCGTACGACTTCCGTGCCTGGAACCACCTCCAGGACCAGGGCATGCCGTTCGAGGAGAGCGAGCGGCAGGCGATCGCCGCACACCCGGAGTGGGCCGAGCACCTGCTGGCCTACCGTCGCAACTTCGTCGCCTCGCTGGTCGGGCCCATCGACGGTGCGGTCGACCTGGTCCGAGAGCTGCACAGGCGCGGCGTCCCCGTCTTCGCCCTGACGAACTGGTCGGCGGAGACGTTCCACCACGCCCGAGAACGGTTCGCCTGGCTCGATCTCTTCGCAGACATCGTGGTGTCCGGGCAGGAACGGGTCGCGAAGCCGGATCCAGCGATCTTCGAGCTGCTGTCGCGGCGCTCCGGTGTCCCCCTTGATCAACTCTTCTACACCGACGACAGCCCGCGACACGTGACGACGGCGCGGGCGCTGGGGATGACGGCCGTGGTGTTCGCATCGCCGGAGCAGCTCCGTCGCGACCTGGTGGCTGCAGGGCTGCTGCCCGACTGACGGGGGTCGAGCCGGATCACGTCGCCTCGATCCGGCCGGGCTCCTCGGGGCCCTTGCCCACCCCCATCACGATCACACTGGCGAGCACCACCAAGGCCAATCCGGCCACCTGGGTCCCGGTCAGCGTCTGCCCGAGCACCAGCAGCCCGGCGAGCGCCGCGACCGCCGGCTCGACGCTGAGCAGGATGCCGAACACCGCAGCCTTGAGCCGGCGCAGCGCCAGCAGCTCCAGGGAGTACGGCAGCAGGGAGGACAGCACGGCGAGCCCCAGGCCCTTGGCCACGTGGTCCGCGGTCCACACGTCGTGGCCGGCCAGGCCGGCCGGCAGCACCACGACGGCAGCCACGCACAACGCGAGGGAGAGGCCGTCAAGCTCGGCGAAGGCCGCGCCGGTGCGGGCACTGAGCAGGATGTACGCCGCCCAGCAGGCGCCGGCCGTCAACGCCAGCAGCAGGCCGACCCAACTGAGGTCGCCCAGGGGGATGCTCAGCGCCCGCGAGATCAGCAGCACGCCCCCGGCGGCAGCGGCCACCGCGACGAAGTCCAGCGGCCGGCGCGACAGCGCCGTGGTCAGCACCAGCGGGCCGAGGAACTCGACCGTGACCGCCACGCCGAGCGGCAGGTGGGCGAGCGAGCCGTAGAAGCTCCAGTTCATCAGCCCCAGCGCGAACCCGAAGGCGACCACCGTCGCCCAGTCGGCACGGGTGTGCCCGCGGAGGGTCGGCCGGCTGACCGCCAGCAGGATCAGCGCCGCGAAGCCGACCCGGAGCAGGACCGACCCGCCTGCTCCGATCTGCGGGACCAGGGTGGCGGCCAGGGCGCCGCCGAACTGCACCGAGACGATCCCGCCGAACACCAGCACAGGCGCGGGAACCCGGTCGGCAGACACCCGGCGAGGGTAGTCGGGCAGGCGGCTCACCGCGCCCGCTCGACCCTCGTCTCATCCCAGACCGGCTCGGGTGACTCGTAGACCGCCCCGTCGGCCCCGAAGACCACGAAGCGGTCGAAGGACGCTGCGAACCAACGGTCGTGGGTCACCGCGAGCACGGTGCCGTCGTACGTCGCCAGTCCGGCCTCGAGTGCCTCGGCCGACTCCACGTCGAGGTTGTCGGTCGGCTCGTCGAGCAGCAGCAGGGTCGCCCCTGAGAGCTCGAGCAGCAGGATCTGGAACCGCGCCTGCTGACCGCCGGACAGCGAGTCGAAGGTCTGCTCGGCGGCGTGCGCGAGCTCGTAGCGGTCCAGCACCCGGCTCGCCTGCTCGCGCCCCATCCCCGTGCGGCCCCTCCCGTCGACGCCGGCGTCACCGCGATGCAGGATCTCCAGCAGGGTGCGGCCCACCAGCTCGGGGTGCGCGTGCGTCTGGACGAACCAGCCGGGGCGCACCCGGGCCCCCAGCTTCGCCGTCCCGGCGTGCGCCACGGGAGCGATCTCGATGTCCTCGACGGGCAGGTGCTCGGCCTCCGGACGGGTCCCTCCCGCGGCCAGCAGCCGCAGGAAGTGGGACTTGCCCGAGCCGTTGGAGCCGAGCACGGCCACCCGTTCGCCGTACCAGACCTCGAGGTCGAAGGGCCTCATCAGACCGTCGAGCTCGAGATCCTCGCAGACCACTGCCCTCTTGCCCGTGCGCCCACCGCGCAGCCGCATCGTGACCTGCTGCTCGCGGGGCTGCTCGATGGGTGGGCCGGCCTCCTCGAACTTGTGCAGCCTGGTCTGTGCAGCGCGGTAGCGCGAGGCCATGTCGGAGTTGTACGCCGACTTCTGCTTGTACATCAGCATCTGTGCGCGCAGCTTCGCGTGCTCCTCGTCCCAGCGCTTGGTCAGCTCCTCGAAGCGGGCGAACCGCTCCCGCCTGGCCTGGTGGTAGGAGCCGAACCCGGCCGGGTGGGTCCAGGTGGAGTTGCCGGCACCCGAGCCACCGCTCGAGAGCTCGACCGTCACGATCCGGGTGGCGGTGTTGCTCAACAGCTCGCGGTCGTGGCTGATGAACAGGATCGTCTTGCTGGACTCACGGATCCGCTCCTCGAGCCACATCTTGCCCGGGACGTCGAGGTAGTTGTCCGGCTCGTCGAGCAGCAGTACCTGGTCGGGGCCGGCGAGCAGGTATTCCAGCACCAGGCGCTTCTGCTCGCCGCCGGAGAGAGTGCCCAGGGAACGGTACTTGGCGCGGTCGAAGGAGAGGCCGAGCGCGGTCGTGCAGCAGCTGTCCCAGGCCACCTCGAGGTCGTAGCCACCTGCGTCGGCGTACTCGGCGAGTGCGGAGGCGTACTTCAGCTGGGTGGCCTCGTCGTCGGTGTCCATCAGCCTGAGCTCGAGCCGCTCCACCTCCGCGGCCGCCGCCCGGACCCGGGGTGGTGCCACGGACAGCAGCAGCTCGGCGACCGTGGTCGCGCCCTCACCGACGTGCTGACGCATCACGCCGAGGCCACCGGACCGCGTGACCGCGCCGGCATGCGGCGTCAGCTCGCCGGTGACGATCCGCAGCAGCGTGGTCTTGCCGGCACCGTTGGCGCCGACCAGGGCCACCTTCGCGCCCTCGCCGACCCGGAAGGACACATCGTCGAGCAGCACCCGGCCGTCGGGGAGCTGGTAGCGCACTCCGGCGACGTCGACGTGACCCATGGGATGGATTCTCTCGGTCGCGCACGCCGAGCGCGAACGGATATCTGATTCGGGCGTCTCGTCCTACGCTGGGCCGATGGCGGACGTGATGGCACTGGCCACGGAAGAGCGCCGGGACCTTGCCGACTACCTCGCGACCCTCACCGACGAGGATTGGTCGCAGCCCTCCCTGTGCCCGCGCTGGTCGGTGCGCGACGTGGCCGGCCACGTGCCGAGCTACGACGAGCTCGGCTGGCCTGGCCTGCTCGCGCTCCTCGCCCGGTCCAGGCTGTCGCTGGAGCGCAGCAACCAGCGCCTCGTCGAGCAGACCCGCCGACGGAGCACCGACGATCTGGTCGCACGCCTGCGCCAGCACGCCGTACCCCGGGGCATCACCGCCATGTTCGGGGGCCGGATCGCGCTCACCGACACCCTGATCCACCACCAGGACATCCGACGGGCCCTCGGTCACCCTCGCAGCGTGCCGGCTGGTCGGCTGGTCGCGGCGCTCGAGTTCGCGCCCCGTGCGCGTGCGCTGCCGGCACCGGGCAACGTCCGCGGCCTCCGGCTGGTGGCCACCGACCTCGACTGGAGCAGCGGCAGCGGTCCGGAGGTCGCCGGCCCCGGGGAGGCCCTGCTCGTCGCGGTCGCCGGCCGCTCGGAGGCGCTCTCAGACCTGAGTGGACCGGGGCTCGGCCTGTTGGCAGAGCGTGTGGCCGGGAGCAGCGAACGGTCGTGAGCCTGTCCGACCACCGGCGCGGCCCGATTCCTGGAAGCAGCTGGTGCGTGCCCCCAGGGGTGGTGGACGGTCCGAAGGGAGGGTGCCGGTGCGATTGACGACGAACCGGTGACCGTGGGGCGTCGTCCAGGTGACGACGCCTGGTTCGACGACGGCCGCGTGGTAGCCGGCGTGGGTCTTGAGGCGGTGGTGGTGTCGGCATAGCGGGATGAGATTGCAGGTGCAGGTGGATCCGCCGGTGGCGTAGGGGTGGACGTGGTCGTGGTCGCAGGCGGTCGCGGGATGGGTGCAGTAGGGGAACAGGCAGTGCCGGTCGCGGCGGTCGACGATCTCGCGGAGCCGACCGACCACCTGATAGGCGTCGCTGGCCCGGTGGGCGTCGGGATCCAGGACCGGGAGCACGGTCAGATCGGTGGCTGGGCGGCCGCACCAGGCGGCGATGCGCTCGGCCAGAGTGACGAACCCGTTGGTGGTCTCGGGCCGACAGTGGCCGACGGGGTCCAGGCCGAGCAGGGCCAGGTCACTGATCCGTAGCTCCAGCACGGTGCGCGACCGGCCCGGGATGCGAGCCGGTGCGCTGGTCTCAACGTCGGTCAGTAGCTGGTGGGCCAGGGCAGGGTCGGCGAGCACGCCCAGGGCGCGGGCTCGGCGGACCGCCAGGGTGTCGTGGGCGGCGTCGGGGTGCACCCGGTCGAGCACTTCGGCCAGCGCGGTCAGGGTGGTGTCGAGGTCGTCGAGGTCGGCGTAGTCCGCGCGGATGTCCATCCCGCTCACTCCGGTGTGGCCGACCGCCTCCTTGTCAAAGCGCACGTATCGACGGTCCAAGGCCTCGAGGCTGGCTGCCTCCACCTGCTCTGGATACAGCCTCAGCATCACCTCGCCGACCAGGCGCCGTACGGTGATCTGCCCGGCTCGGTCGGCGACCGGGGCGAGGGCGGCATCGATGGCGGCGACCACGTCGTCGGGCGCGCCGGCGACCTCGGTCGCGATCATCCGGGCCCGCCAGGCCGGCACCTGCCCGGCCCGGGTGCGGGCCCAGATCGCCGGCAGTCGGTGGGCCAGCACCAGCACGTCCCGAAGCAACCCCCGCCCAGCGGCCGTGGACAACCCGCATGCTGCAGCCAGCCCGGCCGGCGCGTCCCAGGCCACCGGTGGCAGGCCGGCCCACGCGGGAGAGTCCAGCGACTGCTCAGGGTCGATCCCGACGAAATGGGCGGCCAACGCGTCGTCATCGACCCGGGTCGGCGAGACCGGCTGACCGTCATCGCCCAGCTCAGGATGCGCATCGGCCCACGCCAACGCCAGCACCACCACTTCGGTCTCCGCTGCCGCGACCCGGGCGCGAGCGTCGCGGATCCGGTGTGCCAGCCCTACCGGCGAGCAGTCCTCCATCGGCAGCGCCGACTCACCGGGCCACGCCGGGTCGTCACGATGCGGAGCCAGTGTCATGAACTCATGATACTCGAACATCTGTTCGATTTCAAGAGAGATATAGGGGTCGGATTGCAGGGCGGCCTCAAGGCAGGCGTCCCAGAGCCATCGGGGTCATCCGGATGTCAGATCGCACATGCGCACAGCCCTGGAGCCGGCTCGACTCCCCTCAGCGGTGCTGGTCCCGATAGTGCTGCGCGAGCAGGTCGGCTCCCCAGTCACGGCGCAGGTCACGGACCACCGTGTGCACGTGGTTGGCTCCGGTCTGGGTGTTGTCCAACTCGATCAGCAGGCTGTCGGCGCGGACGGCGTAGTAGTGCCCCTCCCCCGGCTCGACCGAGCCCAGCCAGGCGAAGGTCGACCGATCAAGTGTGGACGTGACGGTCT includes:
- a CDS encoding HNH endonuclease signature motif containing protein — encoded protein: MTLAPHRDDPAWPGESALPMEDCSPVGLAHRIRDARARVAAAETEVVVLALAWADAHPELGDDGQPVSPTRVDDDALAAHFVGIDPEQSLDSPAWAGLPPVAWDAPAGLAAACGLSTAAGRGLLRDVLVLAHRLPAIWARTRAGQVPAWRARMIATEVAGAPDDVVAAIDAALAPVADRAGQITVRRLVGEVMLRLYPEQVEAASLEALDRRYVRFDKEAVGHTGVSGMDIRADYADLDDLDTTLTALAEVLDRVHPDAAHDTLAVRRARALGVLADPALAHQLLTDVETSAPARIPGRSRTVLELRISDLALLGLDPVGHCRPETTNGFVTLAERIAAWCGRPATDLTVLPVLDPDAHRASDAYQVVGRLREIVDRRDRHCLFPYCTHPATACDHDHVHPYATGGSTCTCNLIPLCRHHHRLKTHAGYHAAVVEPGVVTWTTPHGHRFVVNRTGTLPSDRPPPLGARTSCFQESGRAGGRTGSRPFAAPGHTLCQQAEPRSTQV